In a genomic window of Vibrio marisflavi CECT 7928:
- a CDS encoding DUF2061 domain-containing protein translates to MLKTISFAIMHFSVAFGVAWALTGDWVIGGAVALVEPAVNTVGYHFHEKIWSRIKTSRQNELTAG, encoded by the coding sequence ATGCTTAAAACTATATCATTTGCAATTATGCACTTTAGCGTCGCTTTTGGCGTGGCTTGGGCTTTAACTGGAGATTGGGTAATTGGTGGCGCAGTTGCACTCGTTGAGCCAGCGGTGAATACAGTCGGGTACCATTTCCATGAAAAGATCTGGAGCCGTATTAAAACGTCTAGGCAAAATGAGTTAACAGCAGGGTAA
- a CDS encoding DEAD/DEAH box helicase, with protein sequence MSFSTLGLSAPILKAVEEQGYDKPTPIQERTIPVVLEGKDVMAAAQTGTGKTAGFTLPILEKLSNGPRVQSNHIRVLILTPTRELASQIHENVAKYSKHLPLSSNVVFGGVKVNPQMMKLRKGTDVLIATPGRLMDLFQQNAVKFDQLEVLVLDEADRMLDMGFIRDIRKILNLLPAKRQNLLFSATFSPEIRELAKGLVNDPVEISVAPSNSTAVTIEQSIYPADKRKKAPMLAHLIKQGNWKQVLVFCRTKHGANRLAYYLDSQKITSAAIHGNKSQGARTRALANFKSGEIRVLVATDIAARGIDIPQLPQVVNFELPNIAEDYVHRIGRTGRAGQVGKAYSLVCADEASELFAIERLIQQLLTREELEGYPVTNTLPESKLDTRPFKPKKPKKPKKPKQKHHADGQRSADNSRGHKPVGKNRRHIKKKV encoded by the coding sequence ATGAGTTTTTCCACCTTGGGGCTATCCGCTCCAATCTTAAAAGCCGTCGAAGAGCAAGGCTACGATAAGCCAACACCAATTCAAGAACGCACAATACCTGTCGTTCTTGAAGGAAAGGATGTGATGGCAGCCGCTCAGACGGGAACCGGAAAAACCGCTGGCTTTACTTTGCCAATATTGGAGAAGTTAAGTAACGGCCCTCGGGTTCAAAGCAATCATATCCGTGTTTTGATTCTGACACCTACCCGTGAGCTTGCCTCACAGATACACGAAAACGTAGCGAAATATAGTAAACACCTTCCACTTTCATCTAACGTGGTATTTGGCGGTGTCAAGGTCAACCCACAGATGATGAAGCTGCGCAAAGGTACCGACGTTTTGATAGCCACACCCGGTCGACTGATGGATCTGTTCCAGCAAAACGCGGTGAAGTTTGATCAACTAGAAGTCCTTGTGCTTGATGAAGCCGATCGCATGCTCGATATGGGTTTCATCCGAGACATACGTAAGATACTGAATTTGCTTCCAGCCAAGAGACAAAACTTGTTGTTTTCTGCCACTTTTTCTCCAGAGATTCGTGAGCTAGCCAAAGGGCTAGTCAATGATCCAGTAGAAATATCGGTGGCTCCAAGCAACTCTACTGCTGTCACGATAGAGCAAAGCATTTACCCAGCTGACAAGCGAAAAAAAGCACCAATGTTGGCTCACTTGATAAAACAAGGAAACTGGAAACAAGTACTGGTATTTTGCAGAACCAAGCATGGCGCCAACCGCTTAGCATACTATCTTGATAGCCAAAAAATAACTTCAGCAGCAATTCACGGTAATAAAAGTCAAGGCGCTCGAACCAGAGCACTAGCAAATTTCAAATCTGGTGAGATTAGAGTATTGGTTGCAACCGACATAGCAGCCCGAGGCATCGATATCCCTCAGTTGCCACAAGTCGTCAACTTCGAATTGCCTAACATCGCCGAGGATTATGTTCATCGAATTGGCCGTACAGGACGCGCGGGACAAGTCGGCAAAGCCTATTCATTGGTATGCGCCGATGAAGCATCAGAGTTATTTGCAATAGAAAGGTTGATACAACAGCTGCTGACAAGGGAAGAGCTTGAAGGCTACCCGGTAACAAACACACTGCCTGAATCTAAGCTAGATACTCGACCATTTAAGCCCAAAAAACCTAAGAAGCCGAAGAAACCAAAGCAAAAGCATCATGCTGATGGTCAACGTTCAGCCGACAATTCGCGTGGTCACAAACCAGTTGGAAAAAACCGCCGCCATATCAAGAAAAAAGTTTGA
- a CDS encoding substrate-binding periplasmic protein, with product MERVIFSILLFLSYPTFADEELFISASEFPPYEYTLQGDPIVRGFSSELVQATFRNMNQPISQHKIFPWKRALQGTYFGVFDAVHSASKNKEREEKLWFPDEPLVYSSKVFIIRKADKQKINYQSFDSLIGLRLGLVRGFNYPENVWSFIKNNDIQYNESVNTDTLLKMLVRGRVDIIIEESVAAKQFIDEYSYPLELIEEHPVQVKPMYLAFSKESVTSELVAKFSDNLKDYKKTEQFLTLCKKHKVTCFDSNKRHK from the coding sequence ATGGAAAGAGTCATTTTTTCAATATTACTGTTTCTTTCATATCCCACATTCGCAGATGAAGAGTTATTCATTTCAGCCTCTGAGTTTCCGCCTTATGAGTATACTCTACAGGGAGACCCAATTGTTCGTGGGTTCTCTTCGGAGTTAGTCCAAGCAACATTTCGCAATATGAACCAACCTATATCACAACATAAAATTTTCCCTTGGAAGAGAGCGCTTCAAGGAACCTACTTTGGTGTATTTGATGCTGTTCATAGCGCATCAAAGAATAAGGAGCGAGAAGAGAAGCTTTGGTTTCCTGATGAGCCACTTGTATATTCATCTAAGGTGTTCATTATTCGAAAGGCAGACAAGCAGAAAATTAATTACCAGTCCTTTGATTCTCTTATAGGCTTACGGCTAGGTTTGGTACGAGGGTTTAACTACCCAGAGAATGTATGGAGTTTTATTAAAAATAACGATATTCAATACAATGAGTCTGTAAATACGGATACGCTGCTAAAAATGCTGGTCAGAGGTAGGGTAGACATCATTATTGAAGAGTCAGTTGCGGCAAAGCAATTCATTGACGAATATAGTTATCCATTGGAGCTAATTGAAGAACACCCTGTTCAGGTGAAACCAATGTATTTAGCTTTTAGTAAGGAATCAGTGACAAGTGAGCTGGTCGCAAAGTTTTCAGACAACCTAAAAGATTATAAGAAGACAGAACAATTTTTAACACTGTGCAAGAAGCACAAAGTAACCTGTTTTGATAGCAACAAGCGCCATAAATAG
- the cobA gene encoding uroporphyrinogen-III C-methyltransferase — protein sequence MNTYFNHQAGFVSLVGAGPGDPDLLTVKGLRLIQNADVVIYDRLVSADILALANDNAEMIYVGKRLNYHCVPQEEINDLLVEKAQQGRKVVRLKGGDPFIFGRGGEELEALVEKDILFEVVPGVTAAAGATSYAGIPLTHRDHAQSVQFVTGHVKKEGQGINWASLAQSNSTLVFYMGLKQSGSISDNLISNGLDAKTPCAVIEKGTRRDQRVLVDSLDKLATLASQVESPALIVVGSVATLHNKLDWFNQ from the coding sequence ATGAATACATATTTTAATCACCAAGCAGGGTTTGTTTCACTCGTGGGAGCAGGTCCGGGCGATCCTGACTTGCTCACAGTAAAAGGGCTTCGTTTAATCCAAAACGCCGATGTAGTGATCTACGATAGGTTGGTATCAGCAGATATATTGGCTTTGGCTAATGACAATGCTGAGATGATCTACGTAGGCAAGCGCCTCAACTACCATTGTGTTCCTCAAGAGGAGATCAATGATTTGCTGGTTGAAAAAGCGCAGCAAGGTAGGAAAGTGGTTCGTTTAAAAGGCGGAGACCCGTTTATATTTGGCCGAGGTGGAGAAGAGCTAGAAGCCTTGGTGGAAAAGGACATTCTATTTGAAGTGGTGCCAGGTGTTACAGCTGCTGCAGGTGCCACGTCTTATGCCGGTATTCCTCTAACCCATCGTGACCATGCGCAGAGCGTTCAGTTTGTTACTGGCCACGTTAAGAAAGAGGGGCAGGGGATCAACTGGGCTTCACTTGCCCAATCGAACAGTACACTGGTGTTTTACATGGGGCTAAAGCAAAGTGGAAGTATCTCGGATAACTTGATTTCCAATGGGTTAGACGCAAAAACGCCTTGCGCTGTTATTGAAAAAGGCACTCGTCGTGACCAACGTGTGTTAGTCGATAGCCTCGATAAGCTAGCTACACTGGCGAGCCAGGTAGAGAGTCCTGCTCTGATTGTTGTTGGCAGCGTCGCAACGCTGCACAACAAGTTGGATTGGTTTAATCAGTAG
- the nirD gene encoding nitrite reductase small subunit NirD, producing the protein MAFEQVCSIEDIIPGTGVCAEVKGNQVAIFRPTEESEVWAISNMDPFARSNVLSRGLICEHQQELWVASPLKKQRFNLATGQCMEDERFSVRSYKARVVDGQVEVLA; encoded by the coding sequence ATGGCATTTGAACAAGTTTGTAGCATTGAAGACATCATTCCCGGCACAGGTGTCTGTGCTGAGGTAAAAGGCAACCAAGTTGCGATCTTCAGGCCAACTGAAGAAAGTGAAGTATGGGCCATTAGCAATATGGACCCATTTGCCCGTTCGAACGTGTTATCGCGCGGTCTGATTTGCGAGCATCAACAAGAGTTATGGGTGGCAAGCCCACTTAAAAAGCAACGTTTTAACTTAGCGACTGGCCAATGTATGGAAGATGAGCGCTTTAGCGTTCGTTCGTACAAAGCGAGAGTCGTCGATGGCCAAGTAGAGGTTTTAGCTTAG
- the nirB gene encoding nitrite reductase large subunit NirB, whose amino-acid sequence MSKLKVVIIGNGMVGHRFIEDLVEKADLSTMDITVFCEEPRVAYDRVHLSSYFSHHTASELSLVKEGFYEKHDINVHIGERAINVNREKRIVHSSSGREVEYDKLILATGSYPFVPPIKGRESKDCFVYRTIEDLRAIEAISKKSKSGVVIGGGLLGLEAAGALKSLGVQTHVVEFAPVLMAEQLDYQGGLQLRNKIERMGVQVHTSKNTLEIAPEGKEARNVMRFADDTELEVDFVVFSAGIRPQDKLARDMGLGIAPRGGIEVDDHCLTTDEHVYAIGECASWNRHFYGLVAPGYKMATVAVDHLLGNDSKFEGADLSTKLKLLGVNVGSIGDANGRTPGCKSYVYQNEAEEVYKRIIVSEDGKKLLGAVLVGDASDFGDLLQLKLNDIELPENPDTLILPAHAGAEKPALGADALPESAVICSCFDVTKGKIAQAVADGNHTLADVKAATGAGTGCGGCIPLVTSVLNAELANSGIEVNNHLCEHFAYSRQELLHLVRVEEIKTFDELLEKYGQGYGCEVCKPAIGSILASCWGEHILKPQLVKLHDTNDNFLGNLQKDGTYSVIPRMVGGEVTPQALEALAKVGQEYNLYTKITGAQRIGLFGAQKDDLPEIWRKLIDAGFESGQAYAKALRMAKTCVGSTWCRYGVQDSTGLGAMLENRYKGIRTPHKMKFGVSGCTRECAEAQGKDLGIIATDAGWNMYVCGNGGMKPRHADLLATDLDEETLIKYVDRFMMFYIRTAAPLQRTSVWLANIEGGVDYLREVIIEDKLGINNQLEADVQQLVDQYQCEWSQTIDDESQLKRFAHFINSSKRDDNVMFVDERDQHRPATYAEKHPEAKGDILHVELEK is encoded by the coding sequence ATGAGCAAGTTAAAAGTAGTCATTATTGGCAATGGCATGGTTGGCCATCGCTTTATTGAAGACTTAGTTGAAAAAGCCGATCTGTCGACAATGGACATTACCGTATTTTGTGAAGAGCCAAGAGTGGCTTACGATCGTGTTCATCTGTCTTCTTATTTTTCTCATCATACCGCTAGTGAACTCTCTTTAGTAAAAGAGGGCTTTTATGAAAAGCACGATATCAATGTTCATATTGGTGAAAGAGCGATAAATGTTAACCGCGAGAAGCGCATTGTACACTCGAGTAGTGGCCGCGAAGTCGAATACGACAAGTTGATCTTGGCGACGGGTTCGTATCCGTTTGTTCCGCCAATCAAAGGACGTGAAAGTAAAGATTGCTTTGTTTACCGAACCATTGAAGATCTGAGAGCGATTGAAGCTATTTCGAAGAAAAGCAAAAGTGGTGTAGTTATCGGCGGTGGTTTGTTAGGGCTAGAAGCAGCAGGCGCACTTAAGTCATTGGGTGTGCAGACTCATGTGGTTGAGTTTGCACCGGTATTGATGGCTGAACAGCTTGACTACCAAGGTGGCCTACAGCTACGCAACAAAATTGAACGTATGGGCGTACAAGTTCATACCAGTAAAAACACGTTAGAAATTGCACCTGAAGGGAAAGAAGCACGCAATGTTATGCGCTTTGCTGATGACACTGAGCTGGAAGTCGACTTTGTAGTATTCTCTGCAGGTATTCGCCCGCAAGACAAGTTAGCTCGCGACATGGGCTTAGGCATTGCGCCGCGTGGCGGTATCGAAGTCGATGATCATTGTTTAACAACCGACGAGCATGTATATGCTATTGGTGAATGTGCCTCTTGGAATCGACACTTCTATGGTTTGGTGGCTCCGGGCTATAAAATGGCAACGGTTGCTGTCGATCACTTGCTAGGCAATGACAGCAAGTTTGAAGGTGCAGATTTAAGTACCAAACTTAAGCTGTTAGGTGTCAATGTAGGCTCAATTGGTGATGCGAATGGCCGCACTCCGGGTTGCAAAAGCTACGTTTACCAGAACGAAGCTGAAGAAGTCTACAAACGCATCATCGTTTCAGAAGATGGTAAGAAGCTGCTTGGTGCAGTGCTTGTTGGTGATGCTTCAGACTTCGGTGATTTACTCCAGTTGAAACTGAATGACATCGAACTACCAGAAAATCCAGATACACTGATTCTTCCAGCACATGCTGGCGCAGAAAAACCAGCACTTGGCGCTGATGCTCTACCTGAAAGCGCAGTGATTTGTTCATGTTTCGATGTTACGAAAGGCAAAATCGCTCAAGCTGTCGCTGATGGTAATCACACGCTTGCTGATGTGAAAGCTGCAACTGGCGCAGGTACTGGATGTGGTGGTTGTATTCCATTGGTTACGTCTGTGCTAAATGCCGAGCTAGCCAACTCTGGTATTGAAGTGAACAACCACCTGTGCGAACACTTTGCTTATTCTCGCCAAGAGCTTCTCCACTTAGTCCGTGTAGAAGAGATCAAAACATTCGATGAGTTGCTGGAGAAATACGGTCAAGGTTACGGCTGTGAAGTGTGTAAACCAGCTATAGGCTCTATCCTTGCATCTTGCTGGGGTGAACACATTCTTAAGCCTCAACTGGTTAAGTTGCATGATACCAATGATAACTTTTTAGGGAACTTACAAAAAGACGGTACTTACTCGGTAATTCCTCGCATGGTTGGTGGTGAAGTAACGCCACAAGCTTTAGAAGCGTTAGCGAAAGTTGGTCAAGAGTATAACCTTTATACCAAGATCACAGGTGCACAGCGTATTGGCCTGTTTGGTGCCCAAAAAGATGATTTACCAGAAATCTGGCGCAAGTTAATAGATGCAGGCTTTGAGTCCGGCCAAGCGTATGCGAAAGCATTGCGTATGGCGAAAACTTGTGTAGGTTCGACGTGGTGTCGTTATGGTGTTCAGGACTCCACAGGCTTAGGAGCCATGTTGGAGAATCGCTACAAAGGCATTCGCACTCCACACAAAATGAAGTTTGGTGTTTCTGGATGTACGCGTGAGTGCGCGGAAGCGCAAGGTAAAGACTTAGGGATCATCGCTACAGACGCGGGTTGGAATATGTATGTGTGTGGCAATGGCGGAATGAAGCCTCGCCATGCTGATCTACTCGCGACAGATTTAGATGAGGAGACGTTAATCAAGTACGTCGATCGCTTTATGATGTTCTACATTCGTACGGCTGCGCCACTGCAACGTACCTCAGTTTGGTTAGCAAATATTGAAGGTGGTGTGGATTACCTTCGTGAAGTCATCATCGAAGATAAACTCGGTATCAACAATCAGCTAGAAGCCGACGTGCAACAGCTTGTTGATCAATACCAATGCGAATGGTCACAGACAATTGATGACGAATCTCAGCTTAAACGTTTTGCGCATTTCATCAACTCAAGTAAGCGTGATGACAACGTCATGTTTGTCGATGAGCGCGATCAGCACCGCCCCGCGACATATGCTGAAAAGCACCCTGAAGCAAAAGGCGATATCTTGCATGTGGAGTTGGAGAAGTAG
- the narI gene encoding respiratory nitrate reductase subunit gamma yields the protein MSYADNFFFNIYPYIASAIFLIGSWARYDYGQYTWRAGSSQLLDNTNMRLASNLFHIGILGVFAGHFLGMLTPHWMYESFLPIAVKQKMAMIGGGASGVMVVIGGAMLLKRRLTNPRIRATSTSMDIAIIALILLQAILGVLTVPFSAQHMDGSEMMKLVHWAQAVMTFGSNPYHYITDVSLIFKVHLVLGMTLFVLFPFSRLVHIWSVPIEYLTRRYQLVRNRR from the coding sequence ATGAGTTACGCCGACAACTTTTTCTTTAACATCTATCCCTATATCGCTTCGGCAATCTTTTTAATTGGTAGCTGGGCTCGGTACGACTACGGTCAATATACTTGGCGAGCAGGCTCTAGCCAGTTGCTTGATAACACCAACATGCGCCTTGCATCAAACCTATTCCATATCGGTATTTTAGGTGTATTTGCAGGGCACTTCTTGGGGATGCTGACACCGCACTGGATGTATGAGAGCTTTTTACCTATCGCAGTGAAGCAAAAAATGGCCATGATTGGTGGTGGTGCTTCTGGTGTGATGGTCGTAATTGGTGGAGCAATGCTGCTTAAGCGTCGCTTGACTAACCCAAGAATCAGAGCAACGTCCACATCGATGGATATTGCCATTATTGCGCTCATTCTATTACAAGCGATCTTGGGTGTATTAACGGTGCCATTTTCTGCGCAACATATGGATGGCAGCGAAATGATGAAGCTAGTTCATTGGGCGCAAGCTGTGATGACATTCGGCTCCAATCCATATCACTACATTACTGATGTGAGTTTGATTTTTAAAGTGCACCTAGTGCTTGGCATGACGTTGTTTGTATTGTTCCCGTTTAGCCGTTTAGTGCATATCTGGAGTGTACCGATTGAGTATTTAACTCGTCGCTATCAATTGGTGCGCAATAGACGCTGA
- the narJ gene encoding nitrate reductase molybdenum cofactor assembly chaperone, translated as MEQVACLQIISQFLEYPEQPLWDMKADVEEAIDSLIFLSPAQKDALYAFYESLLENDVLDAQSEYTELFDRGRSLSLLLFEHVHGESRDRGQAMVDLMNQYQQAGLEIDSKELPDFLPLYLEYLSVQGRDKAVEGLKDIAPILALLGARLKERNSLYSLLFDVLLSFSNSGVKASMLAKEVESEDRDDTPQALDAVWEEEQVKFMGEEGCASAQQVAHQKRFSGSVQPQYINIDSLSGDKS; from the coding sequence ATGGAACAAGTTGCTTGTTTACAAATTATCTCTCAGTTTCTTGAATACCCAGAGCAGCCGCTCTGGGATATGAAAGCTGACGTTGAAGAGGCTATAGACTCGCTGATTTTTTTAAGTCCAGCGCAAAAAGATGCCTTATATGCTTTCTACGAATCTCTGCTAGAAAACGACGTTTTGGATGCGCAGTCAGAATACACAGAGCTATTTGATCGCGGCCGTTCACTGTCGTTGCTTTTGTTTGAACACGTACATGGCGAATCGCGCGACCGCGGCCAAGCCATGGTGGATTTGATGAATCAATACCAGCAAGCTGGGCTAGAAATCGACAGCAAAGAACTGCCTGATTTCCTGCCGTTGTATCTTGAGTATCTATCAGTCCAAGGGCGTGATAAAGCGGTTGAAGGGCTCAAAGATATTGCGCCGATATTAGCTTTGTTAGGTGCAAGGTTAAAAGAGCGTAACAGCTTGTACTCATTGCTTTTTGATGTGCTATTGAGTTTCTCAAACTCGGGTGTAAAAGCGTCGATGCTTGCTAAAGAAGTGGAAAGTGAAGATAGAGATGATACACCACAAGCGTTGGATGCAGTATGGGAAGAAGAGCAAGTGAAATTCATGGGTGAAGAAGGCTGTGCTTCGGCTCAGCAAGTCGCTCATCAAAAACGTTTTTCTGGTTCTGTACAACCTCAGTACATCAACATCGATTCTTTATCCGGAGATAAGTCATGA
- the narH gene encoding nitrate reductase subunit beta — protein sequence MKIRSQVGMVLNLDKCIGCHTCSVTCKNVWTSREGIEYGWFNNVESKPGIGFPNDWENQEKWKGGWIRGISGKLTPRMGNKVSLLSKIFSNPHMPTIDEYYEPFNFDYERLQNAPQGKHQPIARPRSAITGKRMDKIKSGPNWEEILGGEFSKRSQDQNFNDMQKQMYGEFENTFMAYLPRLCEHCLNPACVATCPSGAIYKRDEDGVVLIDQDKCRGWRMCVTGCPYKKIYFNWKSGKSEKCTFCFPRIEAGLPTVCSETCVGRIRYLGVMLYDADRIEQAASTENEKDLYQRQLDIFLDPNDPEVIKQAQEQGIPMSVIESAQQSPVYKMAVDWKLALPLHPEYRTLPMVWYVPPLSPIQSAADSGMLDGEGVLPEIEKLRIPVKYLANLLTAGDEKPVLEALKRMMAMRLYKRAETVDGVTDLRALQEAGLTESQAKEMYRYLAIANYEDRFVIPPSHRELAREAFPESKGCGFSFGDGCKGSDSKFNLFNSSRIDAINVAADEGEKK from the coding sequence ATGAAAATCCGCTCTCAAGTTGGCATGGTATTGAACCTAGACAAGTGTATCGGTTGTCATACCTGCTCAGTCACCTGTAAGAATGTTTGGACAAGCCGTGAAGGTATCGAATACGGCTGGTTTAACAACGTAGAAAGCAAACCGGGTATCGGTTTTCCGAATGACTGGGAAAACCAAGAAAAGTGGAAAGGCGGCTGGATACGCGGTATCTCTGGCAAATTAACGCCTCGCATGGGCAATAAGGTTAGTTTGCTATCGAAGATTTTCAGCAACCCACATATGCCGACTATCGACGAATATTATGAACCGTTTAACTTTGACTACGAGCGTTTGCAAAACGCACCTCAAGGTAAGCATCAGCCTATTGCTCGTCCTCGCTCGGCAATCACTGGCAAGCGAATGGACAAGATTAAGTCAGGTCCAAACTGGGAAGAGATCCTTGGCGGAGAGTTTTCTAAACGTTCACAAGATCAGAACTTTAATGACATGCAGAAGCAAATGTATGGCGAGTTCGAAAACACGTTTATGGCTTATTTGCCTCGTTTGTGTGAACACTGCTTGAACCCAGCTTGTGTGGCTACGTGTCCAAGTGGCGCTATTTACAAGCGCGATGAAGATGGTGTGGTTCTTATCGACCAAGACAAATGTCGTGGTTGGAGAATGTGTGTAACAGGCTGTCCGTACAAAAAAATCTATTTCAACTGGAAGAGCGGTAAATCAGAAAAATGTACCTTCTGTTTCCCTCGTATCGAAGCGGGGCTACCAACAGTATGTTCAGAGACTTGTGTAGGCCGTATCCGGTATTTAGGCGTGATGCTTTATGACGCAGACCGTATCGAACAAGCGGCATCAACGGAAAATGAAAAAGATTTGTATCAGCGTCAGCTAGATATCTTCTTAGATCCAAATGATCCAGAAGTTATCAAGCAAGCGCAAGAACAAGGCATTCCTATGAGTGTCATCGAATCAGCCCAGCAATCGCCAGTGTATAAAATGGCGGTGGATTGGAAATTGGCCCTGCCTCTTCATCCGGAATACCGCACGCTACCTATGGTGTGGTACGTCCCGCCACTCTCTCCAATCCAGTCTGCGGCTGACTCTGGAATGTTAGATGGTGAAGGTGTACTGCCTGAAATCGAAAAACTACGTATCCCAGTTAAATACCTAGCGAACTTGCTAACCGCTGGTGATGAGAAACCAGTGCTTGAAGCTCTAAAACGTATGATGGCAATGCGCCTATATAAACGAGCTGAAACGGTTGATGGTGTGACCGATTTACGTGCGTTGCAAGAAGCTGGATTAACTGAATCACAAGCAAAAGAAATGTATCGCTACCTTGCGATAGCAAACTATGAAGATCGTTTTGTTATTCCGCCAAGCCACCGAGAGCTAGCTCGTGAAGCGTTCCCTGAAAGCAAAGGCTGCGGTTTTAGCTTTGGTGATGGCTGCAAAGGCAGTGATAGCAAATTTAACCTGTTTAACAGCAGTCGAATTGATGCGATTAACGTAGCCGCTGACGAAGGGGAGAAAAAGTAA